CTTGCCTTCAACATGATGGTTCTTTACCAGGTTGGGCCTTTGATCGAGGGTGAAATCGGACCAGCCCGTTTTTTTATTCTCTATACTCTCGCCGCCCTGACGGCGACGGCCGCCGGCTATCTCTGGCATCCGATGGTTCCGGTTGTCGGCGCCTCCGGATCACTTTTCGGCCTGATCGGTTTTGCGGTCGTCTATTACCACCGGATAGGTCCGGCCGGGCATGAGCTGAGAAATTTCATGTTCCGCTGGGCCGTATTTGCTTTTATTTTCGGTATCGTAGTTGGCGCCGATAACGCGGCTCATCTCGGAGGCGCCATTTGCGGAGCGTTACTCGGGATGTTCCTGCCCCTCGGTATCCGGGGTCGACAGAAGATGAAATTGCTGTTCAATTCTCTGGCCGGGGCAGCGCTTGCGGCCACCGTAGCCAGTCTCGCATTTATGATCGGGAGCTGGTTTATTTAAAGCGGATTTAAACTAATGGCAAAAAGCAAGGTGCCGGTTACGGCGGCGATCCGGTTTCTCAGGCAGCACGGCATCCCCTATTCCGATCATCTCTATTCCTACGAAGAAAAGGGAGGGACTTCTGTATCGGCGCGCGAACTCGGCGTCAACGAGCATGCTGTTATAAAAACCCTGATCATGGAAGATGAAAATCGCCACCCGCTGATCGTTCTAATGCACGGCGATTGTGAGGTTTCGACAAAGCAACTTGCCCGGGCAATCGGCTGCAAGCAGGTCACCCCCTGTGACCCGGATTCGGCGCAGAAACACAGCGGATATCAGGTCGGTGGCACGTCACCGTTTGGAACCAGAAAGAAATTGCCGATTTATGCCGAAGAATCGATATTTAATCTCGAAAAGATTTTTATCAACGGTGGCAAACGTGGCTACCTTGTGGGCATAGAACCGCATGGCCTCGATAACGCGCTACCGATTACAAAGGTAAATGTCGGAATCTGAATACCACTGACGGAGGAACTTCTCATGAACGACAGTGCAGCCAAGGCCGCCGAAGCGATTCGCAAAGCCCGGGCAATGGTCATTACCACCGGCGCCGGCATGGGTGTCGATTCGGGCCTGCCAGACTTTCGTGGAGATCAAGGCTTCTGGAATGCCTATCCGATGTATGAACGACTCGGGATTAATTTTATCGGTGCGGCAAATCCGGCACATTTTTCCCGGGACCCTGAATTCGGGTGGGGATTTTACGGACACCGGACCAATCTTTACCGACAGACCGTTCCGCATGAAGGTTTTTACATGCTTCAGAACTGGGCCGAAGATTTCGATTTTGAAAGTTTCATCGTCACCTCCAACGTTGATGGTCAGTTCCAGAAAGCAGGTTTTCGTGAGGATCAGATTCTCGAAGTCCACGGTTCCATTCATCATCTGCAGTGCCTCGCACCCTGCTCGACCGATATCTGGAATAATGAAGAGGAGATTCCGGTTAACTTTGACACGATGCGGGCCGAACATGTCCCGGTCTGCCCCAAGTGCAACGGAACAGCCCGGCCCAATATCCTGATGTTCGGCGACTTCTCATGGATCTCGAGCCGTACGCACGGACAGGAGATGCGATTCGATATGTTTCTTGAACAACACCGCAACGAACCAGTGGTAGTTATCGAAATGGGGGCCGGCACCGCCATTCCGACCATCCGGCACATGAGTGAGCAACTCGGTGATCGACTTGACGCCACGGTTGTTCGGATCAATCCCCGCGAATCTCATATTGAACAACCACACATCTCCCTGGAATACGGCGCTCTGGATGGACTTCGGCAGATCGAAGCGCAACTCCAGAGTTGATTTCAGCCAAGGCCCTCGTGCAATGACGCTTTCAGCGCTCCAGACTGACCTTTACCAACTGACCATGCTGGCGGGATATTATGAGCATGGCCTGTATGAGCAGCCGGCAACCTTTGAACTTTTTTTCAGAAGACACCCTTTCGAAGGGAACTATGCCGTTTTTGCCGGTCTGCAGCCGGCCCTCGATTATCTCAAAACCCTTCAATTCGGCACGAAGGAACTTCTCTGGCTTCAACAACTCGGCCTTTTCAAATCTGATTTTCTGAACGAACTGTCGAAATTCCGATTTACCGGCACTGTAATCGCTCCGGCCGAAGGGACTGTTGTCTTTGCCAATGAGCCACTACTCACAATAGAAGGAACACTGGCTGAAACCCAGTTCGTCGAAACCGCGTTGCTCAACATCATCAACTTCCAGACCCTCGCTGCGACCAAGGCGGCCCGCATCTGCCATGCTGCCGGCACAGCCGAGGTTATTGAATTCGGACTGCGCCGTGCCCAGGGACCGGATGGCGCTCTCAGCCTGGCCCGAGCCGCAGCGATAGGTGGAGTCACCAGCACCAGTAACCTGGAGGCAGGTTACTGTTTCAACCTGCCGGTCAGAGGCACTCATGCCCACAGCTGGGTCATGGCATTTGATGACGAATTGAGTGCCTTCAGGGCTTATGCAGCATCATTCCCCGACACCTGCATTCTCCTCGTCGACACTTACGACACCCTTGAAAGCGGCCTGCCGAATGCCCTGCTCGTCGCATCGGAATTACGTGAGCGTGGTCATGAGCTCGCGGGCGTTCGCCTGGATTCCGGAAATATTGCCAAACTGAGCCGTAAGGCCAGGCAGATGTTTGATCAAGCCGGTTTCCCGGAGGTTAAAATCGTCGCCTCGAATGAGCTTGACGAGTATGAAATTGAACGCATCCGCCAGGCCGGAGGCTGTATCGATATCTACGGCGTCGGCACGCGGTTGGCGACTTGTGCCGGCCCCGGTGGCGGCGCCCTTGGTGGAGTATACAAGCTGGTTGAACTCGGTGGTCACCCGCGGTTCAAAACGACCAGCGACCCCGGCAAAAGCACATGGCCCGGAAAAAAAGAAATCTGGCGGGCAACTGACCAGAATAATCTTTTTGCCACCGACATTCTGACAGCCTGTGCAGAGGAACCGACGGCCCCTGAAAAAGCAGCTCATTCAGGCACCCAATCGCCACATTTCGAATTCAACAAACTGTGTCAAATCGTCATGCAGGGTGGACAACAAACCGTACCGGCCATCAAACTGGAAGAGATGGCCGCGCATTGCACGACACAGCTGAATCGACTGCAAGACCGACACAAAAAGACCTCTGAGGGGGCTCCCTATCCGGTTCGGCTCTCTCCAAAACTGGTTGAGCTTAGAAACAGACATGGCAAAGAGCATCTGATCAAGCCCTAAAGCTTTACAAGATTGAGTAATCAAAGTTATTATGTCACGTAAACCAACTTCAACTAATTACATTTCATGGCATACGCAGTTATTAAAAGATATGGGCATTCTCTCTTTAACGGGGGATATGAGTGGAATGGCAAGGTTCTCAAACCCTACGGGAAATCCTCATCTGCCGGCTGGGAGTTCAACGGCTCGCAACTCAAACCGCATGGCCAGTCAATGAACAAGGGTTTTGAATGGAACGGCAAAGTTCTCAAACCGCATGGTCGCTCTGCTCTTTCCGGGTATGATTGCTCGACGCACTACATCAAGCCTTACGGACAGTCGAAACAAAAGGGTTGGGAGATCAAGAACAATATCTGTATCCCATTCGGCAAATCAAATAATGATGGCTGGGAGATTCAGGGGAAAATCCCGATGCCACTGATAGCCCTCGTTGTCTTTAACCTGACATGAAAATCAAAGGCCGGGGATAACCCCGGCCTTTCTAACGTGGACAAGAGGTCCTGTCCACGCCCCCCCTTTTATGTACGCACCCCACTACGGTAAATGTTGATAAACAAGTGAAACCGGCGAACCGTTCGGCATGATGTTCGGCACGAAAAAAACCCCGGTCTCTTTCTTTTTTAGATAGAACTCGCAAAGATGGCGTGAATGCCCCCGGCAATACATGTTGATGATCGCCTTCCAGACGTTGCTCTGCCGATCACCAAACCGATCGTAAAAGGTACATTCATCAATGAATTCGCAGATCGGTGTTTCTTTTGTCATAGTATTTTCGCTAGACTCAAAGTTCGCGTATCAGCAGAAAAGTCAACACGAACGCAGCCAAAAAAAGAATGCCGACCAATAAATAGGCAAAGAGCATGTTCCCCTCCTGTTGTACTCTTTAGTTGCCGACCATAATAACAGTCATTTCTTACATATTTCTTACATTCTGATTAAAAAACATCTCATAATAAAAAAAGTCCGGTCAATCAGACCGGACTTTCTCTCACAGTGTATTTAAGGTGACGTCGCGTCAAACAACAACCAGATCTTCATCAGCTGCGGTAATATACTTCAGCCCATCCTCTGCGACCCAGAAAGTGTTCTCGATACCGATGGCACCGACGCAAGGATAAACCACCTTCGGTTCAAAAGCAAAAACCATATTCCGGAGCAATTCATTATCGTCAAAACCGCGTGCAATAAACGGATATTCATCAAGTTCGATGCCTACGCCATGACCGATAAATGAAACCCGCTCGCCTTCGGCTCCCATGAAATGATTTCCATATCCGAGTTCCGCCGCCATTTCGTAGCACGAATCATAAACTTTTCCCCAGGTCGTACCCGGCACCGCAATTGAAATCGCATGAGCCTGGATCTGTTTCATATCTTCGAACGCACGGACCAGCTCATCCGAAAGGCCGCCGACACAAAACATTCGGGTCTGATCGACAATATAACCATCAAAAACGCCACCGATATCGATAACAATCGGTTCATTGGCCTTGATTGTTTTGTAGCTGGCGCCCTGGGGAAAAGACGGGTTGACGCCCATGCCGCCGAGAGGCGTATCCGAGTAGGTCGGGACGGCACTGTCCGGCCCTGAGAAAATGTGCCCATAAAACAGTTCACTGTTGAATCCGCGCATACGGATCATCCCCTGGTGACCGGCCTTGCGCATTTCGTATTCAAGTTCAGCGGCGACTTCAAAGTCGGTGACCCCTTCACGAATCACCTCCCGGGCACGTCTGTGGGCACGCCCGACGAGCAAGGAGGCATCCTTGAGAATTGAAAGTTCATACTCCGACTTGACGGCTCTGACGGTACGGATCAGGTGCGAAGCATCGACCATCTCGCAACCCGGAAAAACCCTGGCAAAACGGTTATAGGTTGCGACCGGCAAAACATCAAACTCCATACCGGCGCGGGACGGCACCGGATAGTTATGGTCGGCGAGTATACCGGTGATCTCTTTCGGGCTCTTTAACGGAACAACATGCTTCAGCCCAGACTCCATCCGGGCCCGGCCATGGTCTTTACGAACCATGTAAATCGGTTCATTTTCCACCGGGATATAGAGCAGGCCCTGCTGAATTGATCCGGTGAAATAAAAAAGATCAGCATTCTGTATAATCAGGATGGCTTCAACTCCGGTTGACTGCATTTCCTCTTGCAGTTTACTTATCCGTGACGTCAGTTCGGTTGCAGGTGTTATCCTCATCAGAATTTCTCCGTCGGCGAGCACGAATAACGGTCAACATCCGACCATCCATGCTAACTATTTGTTTATTTTATATATTTTTGACTATCACAGGGAAGTTACTGGAGTCAACTCTATTCCTTTTTTCGATTAAGTAAACATGAGAATCTACACATCTTTCATTATCGCCTGAACCATAATCATGAGTGATCAGGTTGTGCTTTTTTTTTAGGCAAGATGATAAAGAGCCCCTTATCAGCAGAAGTTTATCCGGCAAAGTCCAGGTTTTCCACATCTCTTTCCACAGAAAATGTGGACATCAGCGGGACAAAAAAGGCACATCTCCTGGATGTTTCGATGAGACGCACGATATTCAATTCCCGACCCCGCCTGAACAGCAACTCAAACCGTCATCGTCGGCAACAGACAATCCGTGTGACTGGTAAGTTGCCCCTTACAATCGATACTTTTCCTTGTTAGCAATTATCCCTTTTTCTGAAATACAATAGACAGGACCGACCGGGATACTCCCGGCCGGTCCTTTTCCTGCTGACGTATATTTCTACTTCACATCCTGCTGGTACCGATCCTTGTAATACTTCTTCATTTCCTGGACGCGTTTCGGATCAAACCCTTTAACAAACCACTCATGCTCCTTGCGCCCTTCAATGTAGGTCTTGATAATCCTGTCGTAAACTTCCGGCTTGCCAGCTTCCTTGCAGACCTTCTTCGCCTCCGGCAAGAGACCGGTATAGAAATGCTTGGCAACATCATAAATCCCGTGCCACCAGGCGTAGTCGGGTCCACTCATCGCCGCACCGTGACGGGCGCGTCGACCTTCGTGATGCCACAGTTCCCAATAGATCCAGTCGATCTTGTCGTCGAAATTGTCGGTGCTGATCACTCCCTCGTCCATCAGGATCTGACGAATCTCCCTGGCCGGGATAGCGAACTTGTCATTGTAGAGACCGACAAAGCTGTCGAGCTGCTTGTAGAAACCATCAACGAAAGGCTGACCATGGCAGGCCGAGCAGACGTCCTGCATGTCGGCCAGCTTCTTCTCCCAGTCAGCTGTCCGCTTCGAGACCGGGGCCCGCAGGTTCCAGGAGACGCGGGTTCCGACATCATGAGTGGTCGGCTGGTTTTCGGTAGCGCTCATATGGCAGGTCGCGCAGGTCGGAGCATCGTAATAATCGACACCGGCAATCCACTTCGGCTGATCCATATTAAGTTCATCCTTGAAGGCATGATAAAGAATGCCGTGTTTCGACTCTTCGTAGACCTCCTTCTGCGGATGATCGGGTCCGATATGACACTTGCCGCAGGTTTCCGGCTGACGCGCCTGCTCCTTGCTGAAACGATGCCGCGTATGGCAGGCCGAACAGGTTCCCTTGGAGCCATCCGGATTAACACGACCGATGCCGGTATTCGGCCAGGTGTTGGTATCAAGCGTTCCATCGTCGTTGACCTTGACGATCGAGCCATGACATTGACGGCAACCGACCGCAACGGCCGGCTCACCACCGATGGTCTGGCCGAGAATTCCGTCCTTGGTGTTGAGGATGTCACCCGCCTTGGCATGGTGGCTGGCCTCCTGTTCAGCTGACTCGCGCGGGTGGCAGGTCGCGCAGTCTTTCGGCGATACGATAATGGCGATCGTGTAACCATTATGCTTCATCGCATCCTTGTCTTTTTTGTTTGCCTTGTGGCACTCATAGCAGCCGACTCCGGCATTCCAGTGCGCACTGTCTTCCCACTGTTTGACCAGACCACGCATATCGGTATGACATTCGATACACTCCCGGGTCTCCTTGGAAAACCGCGGATCGGATGCCGACGCTGTCAGCGGCAGAACAATCAGGCCGATAACCAGCGCCAACAAAACAAATACCCTCTTCCTCATGATTTGCCTCCTCTTTCCTATATGACCGTCTCGGTCGTTGTCGTGTGGCAGGGTGCCGGGTAGAAACCACCCCTTATTTATTCAAGAACATGAATACAGAGATAAAAATATTGAATGAAGATTTTTCCAGATTTAACCAGAAAAAGGAGGAAAGACAATTGACGTAAGTCAAATTCGAAATAAAAAAACCTCCAGAGTTGGAGGTTTGGAATGGACGCCTCTTTTGCTAAGCTGCTAACCGTAAACCGGAAACGCAATAATGATATTGGTATACTCTCCTTCTTCACTCTCAACTTTTATCTGGCCATCATGAATCTTGACGATGCTTTCGATGATGCTCAAACCAAGTCCGGTCCCGACCCCGGCCTCCTTGGTGGTGTAAAATGCTCCGAAAATTTCTGGCAGAACATCGGCAGGGATTCCTTCGCCGTAATCTTTTACCGCCAACGAGATATATGGCTTGCCTTTTTCCATCAATGTATCGACATTGATTTCAATAATTTTCTCCGGCGAAGGAGATGGATACTTCTTGTTCAATGCATATTGGGCGTTATTGATCAAATTGAGCAGAACCTGTTCCATCTGCTGGGCATTACAATGCAGCACAGGGACATCGTTCGCGATAGAGACATTGACTGTTATTCCGTCCTGTTCAAGTTTTTTACTCAAAAGCGAAAGAGGGATATCGATAATTGACCGTATGTCATGCGGTTGATGCTCACCCTCTTCCTTTCGGGAGAAGGAAAGCAGCTTGCTGACGATGTTTGCGATCCTTTCCCCTTCATTGATAATCCGATTCGACAGATCTTCTTCCCGGGTTCCCTGATCTGCTTTATTGAGAATCATTTGTGCATAGTTGATAACGCCGCTGATCGGATTGTTGATTTCATGGGCGACACCGGCGGAGAGTTCCCCGAGCGTTGCCAGTTGTGATGCCCTGATCGTCTGTGCTTCCATCTGCTTGCGATCCGCTTCGGCCTGGATACGATCGGAGATATCGACAAAGACACAGTTGGTATTCTTGAACGTACCATCAGGATGACTGCTTATACACCCGCCAAGGGAGATATCAATATAGTGTCCGTCCTTGTGCCTGATCTTGAAATGGACATCATGAACCCTGCCCGACTCCTTGAAAACCGGGAACTTTTCTGCGAAAACCGGCTGCCAGTCGGGATGGAGAAAATCGCCATAATTTTTACCGATGACTTCATCTTCATCGTAACCGAGGAGCTTCAACCAGGCGGGATTGACTTCAATGAAACGGCCTTCAGCATCAAGGGAGTGATAAGGCAGGGGAGACTCATCATACAGGGTACGGAATTTCTCCTCGCTGGCGATGATCTGAGCTTCAATTTCCTTACGTTGCGTTATATCCTGGGTCAAGCCGACAGCGCCTTCAATATTGCCATCATTATCATAGATAAAATCGGCTTTTTCCCGAACCCATTTCACTTCGTCATCGATGAGCAGCCGATGTTCAATATCGTACGGAACGCCGTCAAGTGCCTTTTTCCATTCCCGGTCAACTAACGCCCGGTCATCAGGGTGGACTTTCT
The DNA window shown above is from Desulfuromonas sp. and carries:
- a CDS encoding rhomboid family intramembrane serine protease is translated as MDWKIFFDRLGMNGTVWQWRIMRWERYWKAFWRGGSDTSLLSLSRGLIYINLILFVLMIVKALAAGHGPGSLLSPSTRLLIHSGAQYWPFVIYENEWWRCITYAYTHGGLIHLAFNMMVLYQVGPLIEGEIGPARFFILYTLAALTATAAGYLWHPMVPVVGASGSLFGLIGFAVVYYHRIGPAGHELRNFMFRWAVFAFIFGIVVGADNAAHLGGAICGALLGMFLPLGIRGRQKMKLLFNSLAGAALAATVASLAFMIGSWFI
- a CDS encoding Cys-tRNA(Pro) deacylase yields the protein MAKSKVPVTAAIRFLRQHGIPYSDHLYSYEEKGGTSVSARELGVNEHAVIKTLIMEDENRHPLIVLMHGDCEVSTKQLARAIGCKQVTPCDPDSAQKHSGYQVGGTSPFGTRKKLPIYAEESIFNLEKIFINGGKRGYLVGIEPHGLDNALPITKVNVGI
- a CDS encoding NAD-dependent deacetylase, giving the protein MNDSAAKAAEAIRKARAMVITTGAGMGVDSGLPDFRGDQGFWNAYPMYERLGINFIGAANPAHFSRDPEFGWGFYGHRTNLYRQTVPHEGFYMLQNWAEDFDFESFIVTSNVDGQFQKAGFREDQILEVHGSIHHLQCLAPCSTDIWNNEEEIPVNFDTMRAEHVPVCPKCNGTARPNILMFGDFSWISSRTHGQEMRFDMFLEQHRNEPVVVIEMGAGTAIPTIRHMSEQLGDRLDATVVRINPRESHIEQPHISLEYGALDGLRQIEAQLQS
- a CDS encoding nicotinate phosphoribosyltransferase, translated to MTLSALQTDLYQLTMLAGYYEHGLYEQPATFELFFRRHPFEGNYAVFAGLQPALDYLKTLQFGTKELLWLQQLGLFKSDFLNELSKFRFTGTVIAPAEGTVVFANEPLLTIEGTLAETQFVETALLNIINFQTLAATKAARICHAAGTAEVIEFGLRRAQGPDGALSLARAAAIGGVTSTSNLEAGYCFNLPVRGTHAHSWVMAFDDELSAFRAYAASFPDTCILLVDTYDTLESGLPNALLVASELRERGHELAGVRLDSGNIAKLSRKARQMFDQAGFPEVKIVASNELDEYEIERIRQAGGCIDIYGVGTRLATCAGPGGGALGGVYKLVELGGHPRFKTTSDPGKSTWPGKKEIWRATDQNNLFATDILTACAEEPTAPEKAAHSGTQSPHFEFNKLCQIVMQGGQQTVPAIKLEEMAAHCTTQLNRLQDRHKKTSEGAPYPVRLSPKLVELRNRHGKEHLIKP
- a CDS encoding aminopeptidase P family protein, giving the protein MRITPATELTSRISKLQEEMQSTGVEAILIIQNADLFYFTGSIQQGLLYIPVENEPIYMVRKDHGRARMESGLKHVVPLKSPKEITGILADHNYPVPSRAGMEFDVLPVATYNRFARVFPGCEMVDASHLIRTVRAVKSEYELSILKDASLLVGRAHRRAREVIREGVTDFEVAAELEYEMRKAGHQGMIRMRGFNSELFYGHIFSGPDSAVPTYSDTPLGGMGVNPSFPQGASYKTIKANEPIVIDIGGVFDGYIVDQTRMFCVGGLSDELVRAFEDMKQIQAHAISIAVPGTTWGKVYDSCYEMAAELGYGNHFMGAEGERVSFIGHGVGIELDEYPFIARGFDDNELLRNMVFAFEPKVVYPCVGAIGIENTFWVAEDGLKYITAADEDLVVV
- a CDS encoding cytochrome C552; this translates as MRKRVFVLLALVIGLIVLPLTASASDPRFSKETRECIECHTDMRGLVKQWEDSAHWNAGVGCYECHKANKKDKDAMKHNGYTIAIIVSPKDCATCHPRESAEQEASHHAKAGDILNTKDGILGQTIGGEPAVAVGCRQCHGSIVKVNDDGTLDTNTWPNTGIGRVNPDGSKGTCSACHTRHRFSKEQARQPETCGKCHIGPDHPQKEVYEESKHGILYHAFKDELNMDQPKWIAGVDYYDAPTCATCHMSATENQPTTHDVGTRVSWNLRAPVSKRTADWEKKLADMQDVCSACHGQPFVDGFYKQLDSFVGLYNDKFAIPAREIRQILMDEGVISTDNFDDKIDWIYWELWHHEGRRARHGAAMSGPDYAWWHGIYDVAKHFYTGLLPEAKKVCKEAGKPEVYDRIIKTYIEGRKEHEWFVKGFDPKRVQEMKKYYKDRYQQDVK